The DNA sequence GTTTACTCTGACAAACTCCAAAACAGACTCCGCCATCTCTTCTCCAAAACCCTCTAACGCGATTATCTCATCTTTTGCGGCATCTATAAAACCGCTTCCAAAGCGCGCGCTTAGCGTTTTAGATGCAACTTCACCTATATGCTCAATCCCCAAAGAGTTTATAAATCGCCAGTAGTCACACCCTTTTGCATTCTCTATAGCAGAGAGCAGATTTTGTGCTTTTTTCTCTTTAAACCCTTCAAGCATTAAGAGTTTTGAAGATTTTAAATCAAACAAATCAAGAACGCTTTTTACTACGCCTGCATCAAAGAGAGCTTCAACTATCTTATTGCCTAGACCATCGATATTTAAGCACGGTTTTGAAGCAAAATAGATTATGGAGTTTATAACCCTTGCTTCACATGTAAGATTTTGACACTTTAAAAGCACGCCCTCATCCAAAAGCTCGCTGCCGCAAACAGGACAAGTTGTCGGTCTTTGCACTTTGACTTCGCTTCCGTCTCTCTCGTGGGTTAAAACTTTTATGATTTTCGGTATGACATCACCGCTTCTTAGTATTATTACTTTATCTTTTAGTCGGATATCTTTTCTATCTATCTCGTCAAAATTATGAAGCGTTGCTCTCTCAACTACGACTCCGTCGATATTTGTCGGCTTAACAATAGCAACCGGAGTAACCACCCCCGTTCTGCCTACTTGAAGGATTATCTTTTTTAGAGTCGTAATCTTCTCAACTGCCGGAAATTTATATGCAACTGAGAAACGGGGATTTTTAACGGTATAACCCATATCTATCTGAGAGGAGATTTCATCCACTTTTACCACCATCCCGTCAAGCATCATAGGATAGCTGTCTCTATCCCTTTTCATAACTTCATATATAGCTTCAATCTCGGTAAAATCCTTGCATACACCGCGAATGGGAGGCTTTTTAAAACCAAGTGAATAGATATACTCCATCTTTTGGCTTAAGAGTTTATGCTCTAAAGTGTTTTCTCCGACCCCGTAAGGTAAAAAAACCAGATTTCTTGAAGCGGTTATGCTTGGATCAAGCTGACGCAAACTTCCTGCAGAGGCATTTCTTGGGTTTGCAAAAACCGCTTCGCCTCTTAATAGTCGTTCTTTGTTTATTTTGGCAAATTCATCTTTATATATTACGACTTCACCGCGAATTTCGATTTTATCCTTGTGCGCTATTGTGAGCGCAACGGAGCGGATAGTCTTTACATTTTGAGTAATCAGCTCTCCCTCAACCCCGTCTCCGCGAGTGATGGCTTGTGTAAGTTCACCGTTTTCATAAATAAGGTTTAAGCTCGCACCGTCATACTTAGGCTCACAGTAAAATGTTATATGTTTATCTAACTTGTATGTTTTGGTAAGCCACTTTTCTAAGCCCTCACTGTCAAAAACATCTTCCAAGCTCCACATACGGCTAAGATGTGAGGCTTTTGAAAATCCATCTGAGATAACATCGCCGACTCTTTGCGTAGGAGAAAAGGCTAAAATATCATCTTCGTGACTCTCTTCATACTCCAAAACTTCGTGATAGAGCTTGTCGTATACCTCATCGGTTGTTATGGGATTATCCAAGACATAGTAATGATATGAGTAGAGGTTTAAAAGCTCTACTGCTTTTTTATATTGTTCTAAATTCATACCGAAATTTTATCTAAAACTTTTAAAAAAAGAGTCTTAAAAACTATTTTATGATAATGAATATCAATATTTATCTTAGATTAAGGAAATTTCTATTAGACTTCGTTTTGAGAATGAATATCATTTTAACAAAGGAACAGATAAATGAAAAAAATAATAATGACTTCGCTTTTAATGGCTCCTATCTTGCTTAATGCGGATGTAATTCCGGCGATAAACTCTAAAGGCGGAGCGCAAGTTTTGCCTGAGGGTAAACTAAAAATGGAGATTAAGCATATAAACTTTGAGAGAAACAGTATGTTTGACGGTACAAATGAGGTTCAAAATAGAGAAAAATTAGATGCAACGGCAAATATAACAATGATTGGGCTAAATTACGGACTAAACGCTACAACTACCGTCGGCGCGATTATTCCGTATAAAAACATAGAAGCAACGGCTCAACTAGGGACTAATGCCGTAGCGATAGATAACGAAGGACTAGGAGATATAATTTTAGTTGCAAGACATCTGATTTTGCCTATGAGCGAATACGGGTTTCAACTCTCACT is a window from the Sulfurimonas sp. genome containing:
- the ligA gene encoding NAD-dependent DNA ligase LigA, translating into MNLEQYKKAVELLNLYSYHYYVLDNPITTDEVYDKLYHEVLEYEESHEDDILAFSPTQRVGDVISDGFSKASHLSRMWSLEDVFDSEGLEKWLTKTYKLDKHITFYCEPKYDGASLNLIYENGELTQAITRGDGVEGELITQNVKTIRSVALTIAHKDKIEIRGEVVIYKDEFAKINKERLLRGEAVFANPRNASAGSLRQLDPSITASRNLVFLPYGVGENTLEHKLLSQKMEYIYSLGFKKPPIRGVCKDFTEIEAIYEVMKRDRDSYPMMLDGMVVKVDEISSQIDMGYTVKNPRFSVAYKFPAVEKITTLKKIILQVGRTGVVTPVAIVKPTNIDGVVVERATLHNFDEIDRKDIRLKDKVIILRSGDVIPKIIKVLTHERDGSEVKVQRPTTCPVCGSELLDEGVLLKCQNLTCEARVINSIIYFASKPCLNIDGLGNKIVEALFDAGVVKSVLDLFDLKSSKLLMLEGFKEKKAQNLLSAIENAKGCDYWRFINSLGIEHIGEVASKTLSARFGSGFIDAAKDEIIALEGFGEEMAESVLEFVRVNRDTILKLQNILRPLEPVQREEAKENPFKGKSVVLTGSMSESRDIIKEMLESLGAKVVSSVSKKTDFVIYGEDAGSKYDKAMSLGVVCLSEEEMRDVTKIG